In Gemmatimonadota bacterium, the following are encoded in one genomic region:
- a CDS encoding integron integrase, which yields MHAAARECVQPGRAKTPSEWLAATRSALRLRHYSARTEEAYLGWLRRFLAFRKARAPAAGGAEAVRQFLSYLVERRRVSGGTQQQALAALRFAFDHGLGVPLSWVEVSPVHRPPRLPVVLSGTEVAAVLERLRGAKQLVAMLLYGSGLRLLEALRLRVKDLDFERSTLIVRRGKGDKDRATVLPPALHGPLQAHLQRVKRVHDRDLARGLGCVVLPDALGRKLPNAARAWEWQWVFPATSHYRDRLTGEYRRHHLHETAVQRDVKVAVALAGIAKRASCHTFRHSFATHLLEQGYDIRTVQELLGHSDVSTTMIYTHVLARGPGAVRSPLELVKLTEGARE from the coding sequence ATGCATGCGGCGGCGAGGGAGTGCGTGCAGCCGGGGCGTGCGAAGACCCCGTCGGAATGGTTGGCGGCCACACGAAGCGCGCTGCGGTTGCGGCACTACAGTGCGCGTACCGAGGAGGCGTATCTGGGCTGGCTACGGCGCTTTCTCGCGTTCCGGAAGGCGCGTGCACCCGCGGCTGGTGGCGCAGAGGCCGTACGACAGTTTCTCTCGTACCTGGTTGAGCGGCGTCGAGTGAGTGGCGGGACGCAGCAGCAGGCGTTGGCGGCGCTGCGATTCGCCTTCGACCACGGGCTCGGCGTACCGTTGTCGTGGGTGGAGGTGTCTCCCGTGCATCGCCCACCGCGCCTCCCCGTGGTGCTCTCCGGCACCGAAGTCGCGGCCGTACTCGAGCGATTGCGTGGGGCCAAGCAGCTTGTGGCGATGTTGCTGTACGGGTCCGGGCTCCGGTTGCTGGAGGCGCTGCGGCTGCGGGTCAAGGACCTCGACTTCGAGCGAAGCACGCTGATCGTGCGGAGGGGCAAGGGGGACAAGGACCGCGCCACCGTCCTGCCGCCCGCCCTGCATGGCCCGTTGCAGGCGCATCTGCAGCGCGTGAAGCGCGTGCATGATCGTGACCTGGCGCGCGGCCTGGGATGTGTGGTCCTGCCAGATGCCCTCGGGCGCAAACTCCCGAATGCGGCGCGCGCGTGGGAGTGGCAGTGGGTCTTTCCGGCGACGAGCCACTATCGGGATCGGCTGACCGGGGAGTACCGGCGGCACCATCTGCACGAGACGGCGGTACAGCGGGACGTGAAGGTGGCGGTTGCACTGGCGGGCATCGCAAAGCGAGCCAGTTGCCACACGTTTCGGCACTCCTTCGCGACGCACCTGCTCGAGCAGGGATACGATATCCGCACGGTGCAGGAGTTGCTGGGGCATTCGGACGTGAGTACGACCATGATCTACACGCATGTGTTGGCGCGGGGGCCTGGGGCGGTGCGCAGTCCGTTGGAATTGGTGAAGCTGACGGAGGGGGCGCGCGAGTAG
- the purH gene encoding bifunctional phosphoribosylaminoimidazolecarboxamide formyltransferase/IMP cyclohydrolase, with the protein MPTALLSVSDKSGLVDFARALVAAGWDLVSTGGTSRALRDAGLTVRDVSDVTQFPEMLDGRVKTLHPAVHGGLLARRDLPEHMAAIAEHKISPIDLVCVNLYPFRETAAKPGVHPEEVIENIDIGGPSMLRSAAKNFAAVWVVVDPADYAPVLTAIASGDDDPTLRRRLAEKVYAHTAAYDAAITTWFAQQRGDRFPDTIPVALTRGQSLRYGENPGQEAAFYLERAGEGLSGLVQKGGKELSFNNFLDLEGALLATDPFAGEPACAIIKHTTPCGLATGTSALDAYKKALACDPVSAFGSVISFTVPVDGETAEAIASLFVECIVAPSFSEEAVEILGRKKNLRVLEGTATWRPGALDFKRVRGGFLLQDRPPTSLGAGEWKVVTKRAPTEKEQTDLLFAWRSVSSVKSNAIVLARDGATIGIGAGQMSRVDASFMAVHKARTIGHATEGCALGSDAFFPFRDSIDQVAEAGVTAIVQPGGSVRDAEVIAAADEKGIAMVFTGQRMFRH; encoded by the coding sequence ATGCCTACCGCCCTGCTCTCCGTCTCCGACAAGTCCGGCCTGGTCGACTTTGCCCGCGCCCTCGTGGCCGCGGGGTGGGACCTGGTCTCCACCGGCGGCACCTCCCGCGCCCTGCGCGATGCCGGGCTCACCGTCCGCGACGTGTCGGATGTGACCCAGTTCCCCGAGATGCTCGACGGGCGCGTCAAGACGTTGCACCCGGCGGTGCACGGCGGGCTCCTGGCCCGGCGCGACCTCCCCGAGCACATGGCGGCGATCGCCGAGCATAAGATCAGCCCGATCGACCTCGTCTGCGTGAACCTCTATCCCTTCCGCGAGACGGCGGCAAAGCCCGGCGTGCATCCCGAGGAGGTCATCGAGAACATCGACATCGGCGGACCGTCGATGCTGCGTTCGGCCGCCAAGAACTTCGCCGCCGTCTGGGTCGTGGTCGACCCTGCCGATTATGCACCGGTGCTCACCGCGATTGCGTCTGGCGACGATGACCCGACGCTGCGCCGCCGGCTGGCGGAGAAGGTCTACGCGCACACCGCCGCATACGACGCGGCCATCACCACCTGGTTCGCCCAGCAACGCGGCGACCGCTTTCCCGACACCATTCCCGTCGCCCTCACGCGCGGACAGTCGCTGCGCTACGGCGAGAATCCCGGGCAGGAAGCGGCCTTCTATCTCGAGCGCGCTGGTGAAGGACTCTCCGGGCTCGTGCAGAAGGGGGGAAAGGAACTCTCGTTCAACAACTTCCTCGATCTCGAGGGGGCGCTGCTGGCGACCGACCCGTTCGCCGGCGAGCCGGCGTGCGCGATCATCAAGCACACCACGCCGTGCGGGCTGGCCACCGGAACGAGCGCCCTCGACGCCTACAAGAAGGCGCTCGCCTGCGACCCGGTCTCAGCATTCGGGAGCGTGATCTCGTTCACCGTGCCGGTGGACGGTGAAACGGCCGAAGCCATCGCCTCGCTCTTCGTGGAGTGCATCGTGGCCCCGTCGTTCAGCGAGGAGGCGGTGGAGATCCTCGGGCGCAAGAAGAACCTGCGCGTGCTCGAAGGGACGGCCACGTGGCGCCCCGGGGCGCTCGACTTCAAGCGGGTGCGCGGCGGCTTCCTGCTGCAGGACCGCCCGCCCACGTCGTTAGGCGCCGGCGAATGGAAGGTCGTCACCAAGCGCGCGCCGACCGAGAAGGAACAGACCGACCTCCTGTTCGCCTGGCGTTCGGTGAGTTCGGTCAAGTCGAACGCGATCGTCCTCGCCCGTGACGGCGCCACGATCGGGATCGGCGCCGGCCAGATGTCGCGCGTCGATGCCTCGTTCATGGCGGTCCACAAGGCGCGCACCATCGGCCACGCCACCGAGGGGTGCGCCCTGGGCTCCGACGCCTTCTTCCCCTTCCGCGACTCGATCGACCAGGTGGCCGAGGCCGGGGTGACGGCGATCGTGCAGCCTGGGGGTTCGGTGCGTGACGCCGAGGTGATTGCGGCGGCCGACGAGAAGGGGATCGCGATGGTCTTCACGGGGCAGCGGATGTTTCGACACTAG
- the selA gene encoding L-seryl-tRNA(Sec) selenium transferase yields MPDTRRTLPAIGTLLARDGVKALSASSPRPLVTEAARRVVAAVRDGHAALPRDDAEWDARVAAALAALERPSLRPVFNATGVVLHTNLGRAPLAPAALDAIVRTASGACNLEYDIEAGARGSRYGHCVALLRELTGAEDAIVVNNCAAALVLALNTFSRDREAVISRGELVEIGGSFRVPEIMARSGAVLREVGTTNRTHADDYRAALGAQSGALVKVHRSNFEITGFVAEATLRDLAPIAAEQAIPLLYDFGSGLLVDLGEFGLRGEPLARDAVRDGATLTLMSGDKLLGGPQAGIIVGTAAAVAACRRNPLCRALRVDKLTLAALEATLALYRDPARALREVPALAMLTAPPSAVRERAESLGAALATAGIAHDVVASEATVGGGAFPSARIPSTAVALAGSASRLDERLRHGEAAIVGRIEHERLLLDLRSIPAMRDDDFRGGTAQDPGAVPRMKTKRPAAFLDRDGTLIEDAHYLADPARVHVLPDVAPSIIALNERDLLAIVITNQSGIAQGLVTEAQYDATRRRLAQLLAEAGARIDATYHCPHHPSVSGACDCRKPGTGMYLQAAREHAIDLQRSLFVGDRRRDVEPALELGGIGILVPSPATPPNEVHWARTHAGVAHSLAEAINRWIAAIDG; encoded by the coding sequence ATGCCCGACACGCGCCGCACGCTACCGGCCATCGGGACCCTGCTCGCGCGCGACGGGGTCAAGGCGCTGAGTGCGTCGTCGCCGCGCCCCCTGGTGACCGAAGCGGCACGTCGCGTGGTCGCCGCCGTGCGCGACGGGCATGCCGCGCTCCCGCGCGACGACGCCGAGTGGGATGCGCGCGTGGCCGCCGCGCTGGCGGCCCTCGAACGGCCGTCGCTGCGCCCTGTCTTCAACGCGACGGGGGTCGTCCTGCATACCAACCTCGGGCGCGCCCCACTCGCTCCCGCCGCCCTCGACGCGATCGTCCGCACCGCGAGCGGTGCGTGCAACCTCGAGTACGACATCGAGGCGGGGGCACGGGGATCGCGCTACGGACACTGCGTTGCCCTCCTGCGCGAGCTCACCGGGGCGGAAGACGCGATCGTGGTGAACAACTGCGCGGCCGCGCTCGTCCTCGCCCTCAACACCTTCAGTCGCGACCGCGAGGCGGTGATCTCCCGCGGCGAGCTGGTCGAGATCGGCGGGAGCTTCCGCGTCCCCGAGATCATGGCCCGCAGCGGGGCGGTCCTGCGCGAGGTGGGGACGACCAACCGGACACACGCCGACGACTATCGTGCGGCGTTAGGCGCGCAGAGCGGAGCGCTCGTCAAGGTGCACCGCTCCAACTTCGAGATCACCGGCTTCGTCGCCGAGGCGACGCTGCGCGACCTCGCCCCGATCGCCGCCGAGCAGGCGATCCCGCTGCTCTACGACTTCGGCAGCGGGCTCCTCGTCGACCTGGGCGAATTCGGATTGCGCGGGGAGCCGCTGGCGCGGGACGCGGTGCGCGACGGGGCGACGCTGACCCTCATGAGCGGTGACAAGCTGCTCGGCGGGCCGCAGGCCGGGATCATCGTCGGGACGGCCGCCGCCGTCGCCGCCTGTCGGCGCAACCCGCTGTGCCGCGCGCTGCGCGTGGACAAGCTCACGCTCGCCGCGCTCGAAGCGACCCTGGCGCTGTACCGCGACCCTGCGCGCGCGTTGCGCGAGGTGCCGGCGCTCGCCATGCTCACCGCCCCGCCCTCCGCGGTGCGCGAACGGGCCGAGTCGTTAGGCGCGGCGCTCGCGACCGCGGGGATCGCGCATGACGTCGTGGCGAGCGAGGCCACGGTCGGCGGCGGCGCCTTTCCGTCGGCGCGCATCCCGTCGACCGCGGTGGCGCTGGCGGGGAGCGCCAGCCGGCTCGACGAGCGGTTGCGTCACGGGGAGGCGGCGATCGTGGGGCGCATCGAGCACGAGCGCTTGCTGCTGGACCTGCGGTCGATCCCGGCGATGCGGGACGACGACTTTCGGGGGGGCACTGCTCAGGACCCTGGCGCCGTCCCTCGCATGAAGACGAAGCGTCCAGCCGCCTTCCTCGATCGCGACGGCACGCTCATCGAGGACGCGCACTACCTCGCCGATCCGGCGCGCGTGCATGTCCTCCCGGACGTCGCCCCGTCGATCATCGCGCTCAACGAGCGCGACCTGCTGGCCATCGTCATCACCAACCAGAGCGGGATCGCGCAGGGGTTGGTGACCGAGGCGCAGTACGACGCCACGCGTCGGCGCCTGGCGCAGCTCCTGGCCGAGGCGGGGGCGCGCATCGACGCCACCTATCACTGCCCGCACCATCCCAGCGTCTCCGGCGCCTGCGATTGTCGCAAGCCGGGGACGGGAATGTACCTGCAGGCCGCGCGCGAGCATGCCATCGACCTGCAGCGCTCGCTCTTCGTCGGGGATCGGCGGCGCGACGTCGAGCCGGCGCTGGAGCTGGGCGGCATCGGCATCCTCGTCCCCTCGCCCGCGACCCCACCCAACGAGGTGCACTGGGCGCGGACGCATGCGGGTGTGGCACATTCGCTGGCCGAGGCGATCAATCGCTGGATTGCCGCGATCGACGGCTGA
- a CDS encoding Ig-like domain-containing protein, translated as MRPLARLAVVAAAWSCASASIPPGGPETYDPPKVLRARPDTNAVNVRAGGVTYSFDKVVSERPVGAADLGALFLISPSHGAPNVSWRRTTISVSPKGGFRPNTTYRVRMLSGLADLEGNVDSTGSVIVFSTGATIARGNLRGIVFDWMAEKVAPQAFIEAFPLPTDRDSTRYIAQADSMGRFDLGNVPAGRYVLRASVDQNKNRYLDPRELYDTMTVTLADSLRREILTYVHDTIGAGIQTVTIVDSLTLRVQMDRALDTTFVIDTTHFTLRAKDSTLVRIARALSRRADDARREDSLRTKAIQDSVQKAAKADSAKADSAKGDTARAPRPAPPPTTRRALPPPTRRSVDSVVARLTGRDTARKEPPPKPSIPAPVNEIILRLATPLQPSTSYRLRAIDMRTLLKRTRTSERVFNTPKPRKAADSTAKDSSRARRDTSAARDSSARRDTSAARDSSARRDTTRRDTSATGRDASVGASTATHPEAPTARPQPVTPIADDRVRWLAVARAPSR; from the coding sequence GTGCGGCCACTAGCCCGCCTCGCCGTGGTGGCCGCCGCGTGGAGCTGCGCGTCGGCCAGCATCCCCCCGGGAGGGCCGGAGACGTACGATCCCCCCAAGGTCCTGCGTGCACGCCCCGACACCAATGCGGTGAACGTGCGCGCCGGAGGGGTGACGTACAGCTTCGACAAGGTGGTGAGCGAGCGTCCGGTCGGCGCGGCCGACCTCGGGGCGCTCTTCCTCATCTCGCCGAGCCACGGGGCGCCTAACGTGTCGTGGCGACGGACGACGATTTCCGTGAGCCCCAAGGGTGGCTTCCGCCCCAACACCACGTATCGCGTGCGCATGCTCAGCGGGCTCGCGGACCTGGAAGGAAACGTCGACTCGACCGGGTCGGTGATCGTCTTCTCCACAGGGGCCACGATCGCACGGGGGAACCTGCGCGGGATCGTCTTCGACTGGATGGCGGAAAAGGTCGCGCCACAAGCGTTCATCGAGGCCTTCCCCCTCCCCACCGACCGCGATTCCACGCGCTACATCGCACAGGCCGACTCGATGGGGCGCTTCGACCTCGGCAACGTCCCCGCGGGCCGCTACGTCCTTCGCGCCTCGGTGGACCAGAACAAGAACCGTTACCTCGATCCGCGCGAACTGTACGACACGATGACGGTCACGCTCGCCGACTCGCTGCGGCGCGAGATCCTGACGTACGTGCACGACACCATCGGCGCCGGCATCCAGACGGTCACCATCGTCGATTCGCTCACGCTGCGCGTCCAGATGGATCGCGCCCTCGACACGACGTTCGTGATCGACACGACGCACTTCACGCTCCGGGCCAAGGACTCGACCCTGGTGCGCATCGCGCGCGCCCTGTCGCGCCGCGCCGACGATGCGCGCCGTGAGGACTCGCTGCGCACCAAGGCGATCCAGGACTCGGTCCAGAAGGCGGCCAAGGCCGACAGTGCAAAGGCCGACAGCGCCAAGGGCGATACGGCCCGCGCGCCGCGCCCCGCCCCGCCCCCGACGACGCGCCGCGCCCTCCCCCCGCCGACTCGGCGTTCGGTGGACTCGGTCGTCGCGCGCCTCACGGGGCGCGACACGGCCAGGAAGGAGCCGCCACCCAAGCCGAGCATTCCGGCCCCGGTCAACGAGATCATCTTGCGCCTGGCGACGCCGCTGCAGCCGTCGACCAGCTACCGACTGCGGGCGATCGACATGCGCACGCTGCTCAAGCGCACGCGAACGAGCGAGCGCGTCTTCAACACCCCCAAGCCCCGAAAGGCGGCCGACTCGACCGCGAAGGACTCCTCGCGCGCCCGGCGCGACACCAGCGCGGCGCGTGACAGCAGCGCGCGACGCGACACCAGCGCCGCGCGCGATAGCAGCGCGCGACGCGACACGACCCGCCGAGACACGAGCGCCACCGGGCGCGATGCCTCCGTCGGCGCATCGACCGCGACGCACCCCGAAGCGCCAACCGCCAGGCCGCAGCCCGTGACGCCGATCGCCGACGACCGGGTGCGGTGGCTGGCCGTGGCCCGAGCGCCCTCGCGTTAG
- a CDS encoding valine--tRNA ligase: MSTSELPPQYDHAATERDLYARWQEAGVFTAHADRSRRAAGDRDPYTIVIPPPNVTAVLHMGHGLNNTVQDVVIRWRRMSGDEALWVPGTDHAGIATQNVVEKALAKEGKTRFDLGREAFVARTAQHVNETGGTILSQLRAIGASADWTRTAYTLSPALSRAVREAFVRLFERGLIYRGHRVIHWCPRCLTSLSDEEAEHHDANGKLYHISYPITQVNASEERRYIVVATTRPETMLGDVAVAVNPNDERYQDLIGRTVMLPIANMEIPIIADDYTDPAFGSGAVKITPAHDANDFDVGQRHNLAMPVILTPTGELREVMDAGGRVPEDLTGMDRFAAREEIVKRLQALGRLEKIEPHAHSIRRCYRCDTVVEPRLSEQWFVKMKPLAEPALRAVREKEIRILPERWEAVYINWLEGIRDWNISRQLWWGHRVPVWYCDACGKVTASREDVQHCPACSGAVRQDEDVLDTWFSSGLWPFSTLGWPDDTADLKAFYPTDLLVTAPEILFFWVARMIMTGFAFMGEAPFHTVYLHGTVRDTNHVKMSKSLGNGIDPLDVVGLYGADALRYTVVAGMGLGADTILDPKDLERSFAPGRNFVTKLWNIGRFLLTNVGDDHVLALDNIPVNDFTRADAWILGRLNAAIEACNTALGPTRPNGTRWRDEERYAGLRLNEYTEAARNFVWNELADWYLESVKGRLSTPGDDRNVARAVLVYAFDQALRLLHPIVPFVTEALWQKLPVHVDGTFVATASWPTRRNYPGRPDEFARVIEAVSAIRQLRGEYGITPGKQLSGIVIPAPASQAIYAGEGALIERLTRCALTRADAAPSGAAAHQVLSDGTEIVLPLAGAIDLDKECARLKGELEGLEKQLTGLRGRLQNENFIARAKPDVVETERRKEQEWTARREQLAAKVAALCGH, from the coding sequence ATGTCGACCTCCGAACTTCCCCCGCAATACGACCACGCCGCCACCGAGCGCGACCTGTACGCGCGCTGGCAGGAGGCGGGAGTCTTTACCGCCCATGCCGATCGTTCCCGCCGCGCCGCGGGCGATCGTGATCCGTATACCATCGTCATCCCGCCGCCTAACGTGACCGCGGTGCTCCACATGGGGCACGGGCTCAACAACACGGTGCAGGACGTCGTGATCCGCTGGCGCCGCATGAGCGGCGACGAGGCGCTCTGGGTCCCCGGGACCGACCACGCCGGCATCGCCACGCAAAACGTGGTGGAGAAGGCGCTGGCCAAGGAGGGGAAGACGCGCTTCGACCTGGGGCGTGAGGCCTTCGTGGCGCGCACGGCGCAGCACGTGAACGAGACGGGGGGGACGATCCTCTCGCAGCTGCGCGCCATCGGGGCGTCGGCCGACTGGACACGCACCGCGTACACGCTCTCCCCGGCGCTGTCGCGCGCCGTGCGCGAGGCGTTCGTGCGCCTGTTCGAGCGCGGGCTCATCTACCGCGGCCACCGCGTGATTCATTGGTGCCCCCGATGCCTCACGTCGCTGTCGGATGAAGAGGCGGAGCATCATGACGCGAACGGGAAGCTGTACCACATCAGCTATCCCATCACGCAGGTGAATGCGAGCGAGGAGCGACGCTACATCGTCGTGGCCACCACGCGCCCCGAGACGATGCTGGGCGACGTGGCGGTGGCGGTGAACCCGAACGATGAACGCTATCAGGATCTCATCGGGCGCACGGTGATGCTCCCGATCGCGAACATGGAGATCCCGATCATTGCCGACGACTACACCGATCCGGCCTTCGGCTCGGGGGCGGTGAAGATCACGCCGGCGCACGACGCCAACGACTTCGACGTCGGGCAGCGCCACAACCTGGCGATGCCGGTGATCCTCACCCCCACGGGTGAGTTGCGTGAGGTGATGGATGCGGGCGGTCGCGTCCCCGAGGACCTGACCGGGATGGACCGGTTTGCCGCGCGCGAGGAGATCGTGAAGCGGCTGCAGGCGCTGGGGCGCCTCGAGAAGATCGAGCCGCACGCGCACTCCATCCGCCGCTGCTATCGCTGCGACACCGTGGTGGAGCCGCGCCTGTCGGAGCAGTGGTTCGTGAAGATGAAGCCGCTCGCCGAGCCGGCGCTGCGGGCGGTGCGCGAGAAGGAGATCCGCATCCTCCCCGAGCGATGGGAGGCGGTCTACATCAACTGGCTCGAAGGGATCCGCGACTGGAACATCTCGCGCCAGCTCTGGTGGGGGCATCGCGTCCCGGTCTGGTATTGCGACGCCTGCGGCAAGGTGACGGCCTCGCGCGAGGACGTGCAGCACTGCCCCGCCTGTTCGGGGGCGGTGCGGCAGGACGAGGACGTGCTCGACACCTGGTTCTCGTCCGGGCTGTGGCCGTTCTCCACGTTAGGCTGGCCCGACGACACCGCCGACCTCAAGGCGTTCTACCCGACCGACCTGCTGGTCACCGCCCCGGAGATCCTCTTCTTCTGGGTGGCGCGCATGATCATGACCGGTTTTGCCTTCATGGGCGAGGCGCCGTTCCACACGGTCTACCTGCACGGGACGGTGCGCGACACCAACCACGTGAAGATGTCCAAGTCGCTGGGGAACGGGATCGATCCCCTCGACGTGGTCGGACTCTACGGCGCCGACGCGCTGCGCTACACCGTGGTCGCCGGCATGGGACTCGGGGCCGACACGATCCTCGACCCGAAGGACCTGGAGCGCTCGTTTGCCCCGGGGCGCAACTTCGTCACCAAGCTGTGGAACATCGGGCGCTTCCTGCTCACCAACGTCGGCGACGACCACGTGCTGGCGCTAGACAACATCCCGGTGAACGACTTCACACGGGCCGACGCCTGGATCCTTGGGCGCCTGAACGCGGCGATCGAGGCCTGCAACACCGCGCTTGGTCCCACGCGGCCTAACGGGACCCGGTGGCGCGACGAGGAGCGCTACGCCGGGCTCCGCCTCAACGAGTACACCGAGGCGGCGCGCAACTTCGTCTGGAACGAACTCGCCGACTGGTACCTCGAGTCGGTGAAGGGGCGCCTCTCCACGCCGGGCGACGATCGCAACGTGGCGCGCGCGGTGCTGGTGTATGCCTTCGACCAGGCGCTGCGACTGCTGCACCCGATCGTCCCGTTCGTGACCGAGGCGCTGTGGCAGAAGCTCCCCGTGCACGTCGACGGGACCTTCGTCGCGACGGCCAGCTGGCCGACTCGGCGAAACTACCCCGGGCGTCCCGACGAGTTCGCCCGTGTCATCGAGGCGGTGTCGGCCATCCGGCAGCTGCGTGGCGAGTACGGGATCACCCCCGGCAAGCAGCTGTCGGGGATCGTCATCCCGGCCCCGGCCTCACAGGCGATCTACGCCGGTGAAGGGGCGTTGATCGAGCGCCTCACGCGGTGCGCCCTGACCCGCGCCGACGCCGCGCCGAGCGGGGCGGCGGCACATCAGGTGCTCTCGGATGGTACAGAGATCGTGCTCCCACTGGCGGGAGCCATCGACCTCGACAAGGAATGCGCGCGACTCAAGGGAGAGCTGGAAGGACTGGAGAAGCAGCTCACGGGACTGCGCGGCCGGCTGCAGAACGAGAACTTCATCGCCCGCGCCAAGCCCGACGTGGTGGAGACGGAGCGTCGCAAGGAACAGGAATGGACGGCGCGGCGCGAGCAGCTCGCCGCCAAGGTAGCCGCGCTGTGCGGCCACTAG
- a CDS encoding BON domain-containing protein has protein sequence MARYIEDESDSGHTLLVAAGVVAGLLAGAVVAQRMGGWRGMRRLLGKQRAPLLKLVRGALPSGALGAVIDAVGIEQIIGALLGTVPAERRPVAAKKRRRQRTRDLDEYEVDDIERAAAGLDDDDEESAPPARAHVGDDAFPDEDDEDEDAEDDIVDPESPEAIEEAVLAAFRRHAVLRQRALEIAVDDDGVLELTGRVRTERELRIARRVASRVEGVERVVVDVAVRDAGRGAVRAGARTGSDAP, from the coding sequence ATGGCGCGATACATCGAGGACGAATCGGATTCGGGACACACGCTGCTGGTCGCGGCGGGTGTGGTCGCGGGCCTGCTGGCGGGGGCGGTCGTGGCGCAGCGCATGGGCGGGTGGCGCGGCATGCGTCGCCTGCTGGGCAAGCAGCGCGCGCCATTGCTCAAGCTCGTGCGCGGGGCGCTCCCCTCGGGGGCGCTGGGTGCGGTCATCGATGCGGTGGGGATCGAGCAAATCATCGGTGCCCTGCTCGGCACCGTGCCCGCCGAGCGCCGACCGGTAGCGGCCAAGAAGCGCCGGCGGCAGCGGACGCGCGACCTGGATGAGTACGAGGTGGACGACATCGAGCGCGCGGCTGCGGGTCTGGATGACGACGACGAGGAGTCGGCCCCGCCCGCGCGGGCGCACGTCGGTGACGACGCGTTTCCGGACGAGGACGACGAGGACGAGGACGCGGAGGACGACATCGTCGACCCGGAGTCGCCGGAGGCGATCGAGGAGGCGGTGCTCGCCGCCTTTAGGCGCCACGCGGTGCTGCGACAGCGGGCGCTGGAGATCGCCGTCGACGACGACGGTGTGCTCGAGCTGACCGGCCGGGTGCGCACGGAGCGCGAACTTCGCATCGCGCGCCGGGTCGCCAGCCGAGTGGAGGGAGTGGAGCGGGTGGTCGTCGATGTCGCGGTCCGTGACGCGGGACGCGGGGCGGTACGCGCCGGCGCCCGCACGGGGTCAGACGCGCCCTAG